The Saccharomycodes ludwigii strain NBRC 1722 chromosome II, whole genome shotgun sequence genome window below encodes:
- the BRR2 gene encoding ATP-dependent RNA helicase BRR2 (similar to Saccharomyces cerevisiae YER172C | BRR2 | Bad Response to Refrigeration) has translation MGKKTTEFDQDYEKKKATIREVFRSDLISGQVLKQDKRLISETSIDTERFKPKSMTGLVSIKDMGAAINTNVSTQSLSKDKQDKGSFSKAKKKTHDNINKGEVVRHRSILQENNLNLNYHPTNDHNKTIYESITRWVLNNIFDGDAPHDVILNATDVLIKSLKQNNTNEDDDALINKRQLLERELGNGIGINKTAFQELFELCQSLTDYGLAFLNGASDAAAIMYDSEEDNENASNEGEDSDGQKSTEHEKEFIFDMSESDDAELEENIDDSKEKTDSDTDSVIELASDSDSISINDVNTSYISDYLAKNLDQNEDLIPLSEKVTELLINILDDESQLEESLSDLFAFDKYYIVQHFIKNRYQIVWGLKLAKASDKTKVLREINESGLAHLLVNKQKRKSTNPENLQKFKRTKPVKDKDSPQFIDIENVLALSLETTTSQKVVLPEGSYKIIKDNYEEVHIPAPKTVNDDYPLVKIENLPEWTHGVFPANETQHLNRIQSEVYPSVFKTDNNILLCAPTGAGKTNVAVLSMLRVISHFLRPNNKPNLEAFCIVYIAPLRALVQEQVNELQRRFKYLGITVAELTGDSVLSRTDIRNSQILVSTPEKWDIITRKRSNANIISLVKLIIIDEVHLLHNERGPVIESIVSRTLLDNGNDCRIVALSATLPNYIDVAAFLRVPKEGLFFFNSSYRPCPLAQQFVGIFEQNGLKKLTAQNQACYDKMLDTVIEGEGQQLIIFVHSRKDTAKTALWLKNKLLEEQKMHLFMKKDDKGVQGILEKEAENAKDLELGELIKYGFGIHHAGLSREDRSLSEDMFADGLLRVLVSTSTLAWGVNLPAHTVVIKGTEIYSPERGEWTKLSPQDILQMLGRAGRPRYDTNGEGIIIANQEDIQYLLAISNEQLPIESQMAKRVVDCLNAEIVLGNIKSRSDAIVWLFTTYLYIRMKKDPELYNVDNSRHPERTDLYYFCEDICHSALKILDDDKLVIYNPVSGKVKFTDLGKIASFFYLKHESVSMYNNKLSKEFTSVELLKLFSKSDEFKYMTIRPEEKFELQKLLEKVPVPIGDTIDEPIVKVNALVQSYISRLKFDGFALNADMVFVKQNAIRLLRAMFEIALKKKWSRISKTLLNFSKYVSKRMWLVNSPLRQFPTCPVEVIKRMEASPLAWKDYLELPTAAAIGKALRLEKHGKLVYDLIKRFPKVQFSCTIQPITPSFLKFEIEAVPTWIWDKRVHGTSESFVVIVEDTNGDNILYTENILFREEQLGSEHIIEFTLQLKSIESNSLPPNYFVSFISNNWLNCEYKEPVIMKDLILPKPLPAPHMITDDLELVRTSIFNENAISNLFDFKTFNKIQSEVFDPLFNSNENMLVCASKNSGKTSLAVVALVNHWRQNKNRAIYICPSQLKVDQLEREWKIKFATFGKVVNKLTPDLKTNVALLAKTHLTLSTPSQFEILSRNWRNRKNLQRLELFIADDAHEVSNVEYGAFYENAISRMILMKSQLDLPLRILGFSACLSNARDFGDWMDVKKNLIFNFAPNEGCLNLEVNFESYGESDTYEMLESTITSTEKIIKTDVCIPLIFVATRRDAIKLSMWLIKHFSEKKQLLLKMEKEDINELLGKFTDRSLRFSLEQGVGILYKGMCESDKMFVLKMYQNFMISYLIVTKDMCHIAPSSQMVIIKGTSYYDGKKFKLVDYSMNEILEMVGCAQNFNNGTNHAGQVFIMTDNKMKEYYKNFIIDALPTESYIAYNLHESIMIENANGVISCKEDIMEWITFTYFYRRLHANPSFYGVKDVSAIGISAYLTELIEEVLSDLSESSIIEVIEKNIEADRERKDKGREEEEEEEEEEEEKEKEEEDDYDNTIQPLYGALISSHYNISFTTIQLFLSSLSKISKLSQIIELLSLCTEFDYIPIRKDEERELFKLYSKLPLKLSNTDNFSIYSVGFKVFVLLQCHFSRIKINVDLQIDLQDILIIAIPLINAMVDVLAAEGNLVATTIMDLSQMIIQGCWDVDNPLKQLPYFADTNSIFAICENKNVETIYDIMALDDSDRDEIMAMLDSQEKLMQVATFVNNYPNIEMNYSLKIPEEHIKVNQNYSLTVTIGRDEEPEDLKAISAVFPYKVNEEWWIVVGEVETRKLYSIKKVILPKEQQTFDLDFSVEVPGTHKLCVWCICNSYLDADKEVTFTITAN, from the coding sequence ATGGGTAAGAAAACTACTGAATTTGATCAagattatgaaaaaaaaaaagctacTATTAGGGAAGTTTTTAGATCAGATCTAATTTCTGGACAAGTACTTAAACAAGATAAGAGATTGATTTCTGAGACCTCAATTGACACCGAAAGATTTAAACCTAAATCAATGACGGGCCTTGTTTCTATTAAAGATATGGGTGCAGCAATTAACACGAATGTCAGCACACAATCTCTCTCAAAGGACAAACAGGATAAAGGGAGCTTTTCAAaggctaaaaaaaaaactcatGATAACATTAATAAAGGAGAAGTCGTAAGACATAGGAGTATTTTACAagaaaacaatttaaaCTTGAATTATCATCCAACCAATGATCATAATAAAACCATTTATGAATCAATAACTCGATgggttttaaataatatttttgatggAGATGCCCCTCACGACGTTATACTAAATGCTACCGatgttttaataaagtcACTAAAACAGAATAACACCAacgaagatgatgatgcaTTAATTAACAAAAGGCAATTGCTAGAAAGGGAACTCGGAAATGGAATAGGAATCAATAAAACCGCGTTTCAAGAATTGTTTGAATTATGTCAAAGTTTAACTGACTACGGTTTAGCCTTTTTAAATGGTGCATCAGATGCAGCGGCTATAATGTATGACTCAGAGGaagataatgaaaatgCTAGTAATGAAGGGGAAGATAGCGATGGTCAGAAATCTACAGAGCACGAGaaagaatttatttttgatatgtCTGAAAGCGACGACGCTGAATTGGAAGAAAATATAGATGACAGCAAAGAGAAGACAGATTCGGATACTGATTCAGTTATTGAGTTGGCTTCAGATTCTGACAGTATCTCTATTAACGACGTGAATACCTCATACATAAGTGATTATTTGGCTAAAAATTTAGATCAAAATGAAGATTTAATACCTTTATCTGAAAAGGTCACAGAGCTTTTAATAAACATTCTAGATGACGAGTCACAATTAGAAGAATCCCTATCCGATTTATTTGCTTTTGATAAATACTATATTGTACAGCactttatcaaaaatagaTATCAAATTGTGTGGGGGCTAAAGCTGGCAAAAGCAAGTGATAAAACTAAAGTGTTAAGGGAAATAAATGAAAGTGGATTGGCTCATCTATTGGTGAATAAGCAGAAGAGGAAAAGCACAAATCCAGAAAACTTGCAAAAGTTCAAAAGGACAAAGCCTGTTAAAGATAAAGATTCACCGCAATTTATCGATATTGAAAATGTTTTAGCATTGTCATTGGAAACTACCACTTCCCAAAAGGTGGTTTTACCCGAGGGCtcatataaaattatcaaagaCAATTACGAGGAAGTCCATATACCGGCACCAAAGACTGTTAACGATGATTATCCTTTGGTAAAGATAGAAAATTTACCTGAATGGACTCATGGAGTATTTCCAGCAAATGAAACTCAACATTTGAATCGAATTCAATCTGAAGTTTATCCATCTGTTTTTAAAACcgataataacattttacTATGTGCTCCTACTGGTGCTGGTAAAACCAATGTAGCTGTTCTTTCGATGTTGCGGGTCATTTCACACTTTTTAAGACCAAACAATAAACCAAACCTAGAAGCATTTTGTATCGTTTATATTGCTCCATTAAGAGCCCTAGTTCAAGAGCAAGTGAATGAATTACAAAgaagatttaaatatttgggAATAACTGTCGCTGAATTAACCGGGGACTCTGTATTAAGCAGAACTGATATCCGCAATTCCCAAATTTTGGTTTCAACTCCTGAAAAATGGGATATCATAACCCGGAAACGGTCCAACGccaatattatttctttagtGAAGCTAATAATTATCGATGAGGTTCATTTATTACATAATGAAAGAGGTCCCGTTATAGAGAGCATTGTGAGCAGAACTCTCCTGGATAATGGTAACGATTGCCGGATTGTGGCTTTATCAGCCACGTTACCAAACTACATAGATGTGGCAGCATTTTTGAGGGTTCCTAAGGAGggactattttttttcaattcatcATATAGACCTTGTCCACTAGCACAACAATTTGTTGGAATTTTTGAACAAaatggtttaaaaaaattaactgcACAAAATCAAGCCTGTTATGACAAAATGCTTGATACGGTAATAGAGGGGGAAGGCCAgcaattaataatatttgttcATTCGCGTAAAGATACAGCAAAAACCGCTTTATGGTTGAAAAATAAGTTGCTGGAGGAACAGAAAATGCATTTATTTATGAAAAAGGATGATAAGGGGGTGCAAGgaattttagaaaaagaagccGAAAACGCTAAAGATTTAGAACTGGGGGAGTTGATAAAATACGGGTTTGGTATTCACCACGCTGGTCTATCCAGAGAAGATAGATCTCTTTCAGAAGATATGTTTGCTGATGGTTTGTTAAGAGTCTTGGTTTCGACATCTACTTTAGCTTGGGGGGTCAACTTGCCCGCTCACACAGTAGTAATTAAAGGCACCGAAATATATTCTCCTGAACGAGGCGAGTGGACTAAACTATCTCCACAAGACATTTTACAAATGCTAGGGAGAGCTGGTAGGCCCAGATACGACACCAATGGTGAAggtataataatagcaaacCAGGAGGATATCCAATATTTGTTGGCTATATCAAACGAGCAGTTGCCAATTGAGTCGCAAATGGCCAAACGAGTTGTGGATTGTTTAAATGCTGAAATTGTTTTAGGAAATATTAAGTCCAGGTCTGATGCCATAGTTTGGCTATTTACTACATACCTATACATtagaatgaaaaaagacCCTGAATTGTACAATGTTGATAATAGCAGACATCCAGAAAGAACTgatttgtattatttttgtgaAGATATTTGTCATTCtgctttgaaaattttagatGATGATAAATTGGTTATATACAATCCTGTCTCAGGAAAGGTTAAGTTTACGGACTTGGGTAAAATTGCgtcatttttttacttaaaaCATGAATCAGTTTCAATGTACAATAATAAGCTTTCCAAAGAGTTTACTAGCGTTGAgcttttgaaattattttccaaGTCCGATGAATTCAAGTACATGACAATCAGAccagaagaaaaatttgaattacaaaaattattagaaaaagttCCCGTGCCGATTGGTGATACTATTGATGAACCGATTGTTAAAGTGAATGCACTTGTTCAGAGCTATATCTCCAGGCTAAAATTTGATGGGTTTGCCTTGAATGCAGATATGGTATTTGTTAAACAAAATGCCATTAGATTGTTAAGAGCTATGTTTGAAATTGCTTTGAAGAAGAAATGGTCCAGAATTtccaaaactttattaaatttttcaaaatatgtTTCCAAACGAATGTGGCTGGTCAATAGCCCGTTGAGACAATTTCCAACTTGTCCCGTTGAAGTTATTAAACGTATGGAGGCCTCTCCTCTAGCGTGGAAGGATTATTTAGAACTACCTACAGCGGCCGCAATTGGTAAAGCGCTAAGATTGGAAAAGCATGGTAAACTTGTTTatgatttaattaaaagatttccAAAAGTTCAGTTTTCCTGCACTATTCAACCAATTACTCCAAgctttttgaaatttgaaATAGAAGCTGTTCCGACTTGGATTTGGGATAAAAGAGTTCATGGGACCTCTGAGTCATTTGTGGTAATAGTAGAAGATACCAATggtgataatattttatatacggaaaatatactttttaGAGAGGAGCAGCTTGGGTCTGAGCatattattgaatttaCATTGCAATTAAAGTCCATTGAATCGAATTCTTTACCACCAAACTATTTTGTTAGTTTTATTTCGAATAATTGGTTAAATTGTGAGTATAAAGAACCTGTTATTATGAAAGATTTGATTCTTCCTAAACCCCTCCCTGCACCTCACATGATTACAGATGATTTAGAACTGGTACGCACCTCTATTTTTAACGAAAATGCTATTTCAAAtctatttgattttaaaacttttaataaaatacaatctGAAGTTTTTGACCCATTGTTCAACTCCAATGAAAATATGCTAGTATGTGCTAGCAAGAATAGTGGCAAAACATCATTAGCTGTGGTTGCATTGGTAAACCACTGGagacaaaacaaaaacagagcgatatatatatgccCTAGTCAGCTGAAAGTAGATCAACTTGAAAGGGAGtggaaaattaaatttgcCACTTTTGGCAAAGTGGTAAACAAACTAACTCcagatttaaaaacaaacgTTGCATTACTAGCCAAAACACACTTAACTTTAAGTACTCCATCGCAGTTTGAAATTCTATCTAGAAACTGgagaaatagaaaaaatttgcAACGGTtagaattatttattgcAGATGACGCCCATGAAGTTAGTAATGTTGAGTATGGTGCATTTTATGAAAATGCCATATCGAGAATGATTTTAATGAAATCTCAACTTGATCTGCCGTTAAGAATCTTAGGATTTTCTGCTTGTTTATCCAATGCCAGGGATTTTGGGGACTGGATGGATGTCAAAAAGAACTTAATTTTCAACTTTGCACCTAACGAAGGATGTTTAAATTTAGAAGTTAATTTTGAAAGTTATGGGGAAAGCGATACTTATGAGATGCTGGAAAGTACAATTACTTCAACTGAAAAGATCATTAAAACTGATGTTTGTATtccattaatttttgttgctACCAGAAGAGATGCTATAAAATTATCTATGTGGCTAATCAAACACTTTAGTGAAAAGAAACAGTTGTTACTTAAGATGGAGAAGGAGGATATTAATGAATTATTGGGGAAGTTTACTGATAGGTCGTTGCGTTTTTCTTTGGAACAAGGTGTTGgcattttatataaaggGATGTGTGAATCCGATAAGATGTTTGTTCTGAAAATGTACCAAAACTTTATGATAAGTTATTTAATTGTGACAAAGGATATGTGTCATATTGCGCCAAGTAGTCAGATGGTCATTATAAAGGGAACTTCTTACTACGACGGTAAAAAGTTCAAATTAGTTGATTATTCCATGAATGAGATTTTAGAGATGGTAGGATGTGCGCAAAACTTTAATAACGGAACCAACCATGCGGGtcaagtttttattatgacggataataaaatgaaagagtattacaaaaattttataatagaTGCTCTCCCCACTGAAAGTTATATTGCTTATAATTTACATGAAAGTATTATGATAGAAAATGCTAATGGTGTTATAAGTTGTAAAGAAGATATAATGGAGTGGATAACCTttacatatttttatagaCGATTGCATGCTAATCCGAGTTTTTATGGTGTAAAAGATGTTTCTGCAATCGGTATATCTGCATATTTAACTGAATTAATAGAGGAAGTGTTGAGTGATCTAAGTGAAAGTTCCATTATTGAAGTCATTGAGAAAAATATCGAGGCAGATagggaaagaaaagacaaaggaagagaagaagaagaagaagaagaagaagaagaagaagaaaaagaaaaagaagaggaggATGATTATGACAACACTATTCAGCCATTATATGGTGCGTTGATTAGTTCTCATTATAATATCTCATTTACAACAATACAGTTGTTTTTGAGCTCACTATCTAAGATTTCCAAATTATCCCAAATAATAGAACTGCTATCACTTTGTACAGAATTTGATTATATTCCCATTAGAAAAGATGAAGAAAGAGAATTATTCAAGttatattcaaaattaCCTTTAAAATTATCTAACACAGATAATTTTAGTATTTATTCCGTTGGATTCaaagtttttgttttattacaatGCCATTTTTCTAGAATCAAGATTAATGTCGATCTTCAAATTGATTTACAAgatattttgataattgCTATTCCATTAATTAATGCGATGGTTGATGTTTTGGCAGCTGAAGGCAATTTGGTTGCAACGACTATAATGGATTTAAGCCAAATGATTATCCAGGGCTGTTGGGATGTAGATAATCCATTAAAACAGCTTCCATATTTTGCTGACACAAACTCAATTTTCGCTATTTGTGAGAACAAAAATGTTGAAACTATTTATGATATAATGGCCTTGGACGATAGCGATAGAGATGAAATAATGGCTATGCTCGATAGTCAAGAAAAATTGATGCAAGTCGCAacttttgttaataattatcCAAATATTGAAATGAATTACTCTCTTAAAATACCTGAGGAACATATAAAAGTCAATCAAAATTATAGTTTGACTGTTACCATTGGCAGAGACGAGGAACCAGAAGACTTGAAAGCCATTAGTGCAGTTTTTCCATACAAGGTGAATGAAGAATGGTGGATTGTTGTGGGTGAGGTTGAAACTAGAAAACTGTacagtattaaaaaagttatattgCCAAAAGAGCAGCAAACATTTGATTTGGATTTTTCAGTTGAGGTGCCAGGTACTCATAAATTGTGCGTTTGGTGTATATGCAATTCATACCTAGATGCGGACAAGGAAGTTACTTTTACGATTACTGCCAATtga
- the RAD24 gene encoding Rad24p (similar to Saccharomyces cerevisiae YER173W | RAD24 | RADiation sensitive) yields MGLKESQNDDMIIGKKQQDNWYVKYEPKCLSQVAIHKRKLNDIVSEIKSILDGKSEHKIVLLTGPSGCSKSTVIKLIANELIPEYRKQNNNGFKNASKDACFTEYSTDDTTISPLYSFENFLESVKYLVGPNLQLILVEDLPNIFYPDIKLRFQNSLKKWINDDTRKNPPLVICLTECEIPALYDENSDFHRFTIEQKFISETVFDKEILNSPSVFRIRFNPINKTLITKVLKDIQSKEKLQLQKNDKLRGGKPLRAIQEIAGSCGDIRSAITNFQNWAMMPPHVNPAIHTRQEGVSYFHAVGKCVFGSQHANNDTGTMIDALIENYVSIHDPNLKLGVYENYHISKDLSISVASDILDIIGLSDIMGTSSNIANDEYCFRGVRERLKGGVDTESSHRKIKFPREWKMNKKRFSYRSEVDDFYLLNISKYKENFQKRDIDLYYSYYSPTIRKFQHFKKNYILSCLKSNPATSHNKIDSDIVTVDENTDYLDRLGGKIVGLDADSEMLKFENKYTDDSCMVFNKNKIFLSSSNFSSNKNEISKDLSADDDFDEFEIDKIIEDSDIEESGKEKTNNDHGIDTSKDGDEEDEDDYLIKMFSQAPSFQNDTMDQHMNSLSDSDIDILNNV; encoded by the coding sequence ATGGGCCTTAAAGAGTCTCAAAATGATGATATGATAATAGGAAAGAAACAACAAGATAACTGGTATGTTAAATATGAACCAAAGTGCTTATCTCAAGTTGCAATCCATAAACGGAAGTTGAACGATATAGTAAGTGAAATCAAAAGTATTCTTGATGGTAAAAGTGAACATAAAATAGTTTTACTTACAGGACCAAGTGGCTGTTCTAAGTCTACtgttataaaattaatagcTAATGAACTAATTCCAGAGTACAGAaagcaaaataataatggttttAAGAATGCTTCCAAAGATGCTTGTTTTACAGAATACTCTACTGATGATACTACAATATCACCCTTATACTCTTTTGAGAATTTTTTAGAATCtgtaaaatatttagtGGGGCCCAATTTACAATTAATATTGGTTGAGGACCTtcccaatattttttatcctGACATAAAGTTAAGGTTCCAAAActctttgaaaaaatggaTTAATGATGATACAAGAAAGAATCCCCCTTTAGTAATTTGTTTAACTGAATGTGAAATACCTGCATTGTATGACGAAAATTCTGATTTTCACAGATTTACGATTGaacaaaaatttatcaGCGAAACGGTATTCGATAAGGAAATTTTAAACAGTCCTAGCGTGTTTAGAATTAGGTTCAATccaattaataaaactttgaTTACCAAAGTGTTGAAGGACATACaatcaaaagaaaagctGCAGctccaaaaaaatgataaactAAGGGGAGGTAAACCGTTGAGAGCCATTCAAGAGATAGCCGGGTCTTGTGGTGATATACGATCTGCGATCAccaattttcaaaactgGGCAATGATGCCTCCTCATGTAAACCCCGCAATTCACACGAGACAGGAGGGCGTGTCGTATTTTCATGCAGTGGGGAAATGTGTTTTTGGTTCTCAGCATGCTAATAATGATACAGGTACCATGATAGATGCGTTGATAGAAAACTATGTTTCAATACACGATCCAAATTTGAAACTCGGAGTTTATGAAAATTACCATATTTCCAAAGATTTGAGCATTAGTGTTGCCAGTGACATATTAGATATTATAGGCTTAAGTGATATAATGGGGACTAGTAGTAACATTGCGAATGATGAATATTGTTTCAGGGGTGTTCGTGAAAGATTGAAAGGAGGTGTTGATACAGAATCTAGTCataggaaaataaaatttccGCGAGAATGGaaaatgaacaaaaaaaggtttaGTTACCGCTCAGAAGTTGAcgatttttatcttttgaatatatccaaatataaagagaatttccaaaaaaggGACATTGATCTGTACTATTCCTATTATTCACCAACCATTAGAAAGTTTCAacactttaaaaaaaactacatTTTGTCGTGTTTGAAATCGAACCCAGCTACATCACATAACAAAATCGATTCAGACATTGTAACAGTTGATGAAAATACAGATTATTTGGATAGATTGGGAGGCAAGATCGTTGGATTAGATGCAGATTCTGAAATGctaaaatttgaaaacaagTACACGGATGATTCATGCATggttttcaataaaaacaaaatatttttaagtaGCTCCAACTTTAGCTCCAACAAAAATGAGATATCAAAAGATCTTTCTGCAgatgatgattttgatGAATTTGAAATTGACAAAATTATAGAAGATAGTGACATAGAAGAAAGCGGgaaggaaaaaacaaataatgaTCATGGAATTGATACTAGCAAAGATGGAGATGAGGAGgatgaagatgattatttaattaagaTGTTTTCCCAAGCACCATCCTTCCAAAATGATACTATGGATCAACACATGAATAGTCTTTCTGATAGTGACATcgatatattaaataatgtttaa
- the TMT1 gene encoding trans-aconitate 3-methyltransferase (similar to Saccharomyces cerevisiae YER175C | TMT1 | Trans-aconitate MethylTransferase), with the protein MSEFSSKTFNAKLYSVSRPNYPKSLYSYLLKYHQLKNTQRSSSPSFLIDVGCGPGTATLQMCQHFHTNFNSMLGVDTSEVMIKQAQNNNTQYPNLSFKVAGATALSKVVPLAHSVDMITAAQCAHWFLPFGDFLKEVKKCLRPRTGTLAIWGYIDPRFVDYPELDTLLYELDRAKNQFGPFWQEPGRQILRDLLDAQKINPDIFYDIQELKYTIQDYRRDISNPANHKNSPFVLTKEMSLLDFRNYIYTWSAAHKRQQVLGDTDQIVANFFDQIFHKVPSLTMNSRVKVLWNTVYKLARAK; encoded by the coding sequence ATGTCAGAATTTTCCtcaaaaacatttaatGCCAAACTATATAGTGTTTCAAGACCAAATTATCCCAAATCATTATACAgttatttgttaaaataccatcaattaaaaaatactcAAAGATCCTCGTCACCATCCTTCCTCATTGATGTTGGTTGTGGACCAGGGACAGCAACACTCCAAATGTGCCAACATTTCCATACAAACTTCAATTCCATGCTTGGTGTTGATACTTCAGAAGTCATGATTAAACAAGCacagaataataatacacaGTATCCTAATTTGTCCTTTAAAGTCGCCGGAGCAACAGCTTTATCCAAAGTTGTACCTCTAGCTCATTCGGTTGATATGATTACAGCTGCTCAATGTGCACACTGGTTTTTGCCATTTggtgattttttaaaagaggTTAAAAAGTGTCTAAGACCAAGAACAGGAACATTGGCGATTTGGGGATATATTGACCCAAGATTCGTTGATTATCCCGAACTAGATACCCTATTGTACGAATTAGATCGTGCCAAAAACCAATTTGGTCCCTTTTGGCAAGAACCTGGTAGGCAAATACTGAGAGACTTGTTGGATGCGCAGAAAATCAATCCGGATATTTTCTACGATATACAAGAACTGAAATATACCATACAAGATTATCGCAGAGACATTTCCAATCCTGCTAATCACAAAAATAGTCCATTTGTGCTAACCAAAGAAATGTCTTTGCTGGATTTTAGGAATTACATTTATACATGGAGTGCGGCCCATAAAAGACAGCAAGTTCTAGGCGATACCGATCAAATTGTTGCAAATTTCTTTGATCAAATTTTCCACAAGGTCCCTTCATTGACTATGAATAGTAGAGTGAAAGTTTTATGGAATACAGTTTACAAACTTGCTAGGGCCAAATAG
- the GRX4 gene encoding monothiol glutaredoxin GRX4 (similar to Saccharomyces cerevisiae YDR098C | GRX3 | GlutaRedoXin (paralog of YER174C | GRX4)), which produces MYVEITSQEQFTKLTTAEATDKLVSIYFHTSWAEPCSAMTPVFKAASVDHTNKDVIFLSIDAENYSEIAELFDVSSVPYFVFIKNGTILKELASATPKDYVKILNSLNVTSSTSQLQEQNTASGSSAPTKKNNTATENNYDVGTNDREQGEDEDEEEEEEESEEQLNERLKQLTHAAPVMLFMKGTPNEPKCGFSRQMVGILREHQIKFGFFDILKDDGVRQGLKKFSDWPTYPQLYIKGELQGGLDIIKESIEEDADFFQHALEA; this is translated from the coding sequence atgtaCGTTGAAATCACTTCCCAAGAACAATTTACAAAACTAACTACCGCTGAAGCTACCGATAAATTGGTATCCATTTATTTCCATACCTCTTGGGCTGAACCATGTTCTGCTATGACACCTGTTTTCAAGGCAGCTAGTGTTGATCATACTAATAAGGATgtcatatttttatctattgACGCCGAAAACTATAGTGAAATTGCCGAATTATTTGACGTTTCTTCAGTCCCATACtttgtttttatcaaaaatggGACTATATTGAAAGAATTAGCTTCTGCTACCCCAAAAGACTACgtcaaaattttaaatagttTAAATGTTACTTCCTCTACTTCCCAATTGCAAGAACAAAATACTGCATCAGGATCTTCTGCTCCAACgaagaaaaataacactGCTACAGAAAACAATTATGATGTTGGTACTAACGATCGTGAACAAGGAGAAGACGAAgacgaagaagaagaagaggaggaaAGTGAAGAACAGTTGAATGAAAGATTGAAACAGCTAACTCATGCTGCTCCAGTTATGTTGTTTATGAAAGGTACCCCAAATGAACCAAAGTGTGGGTTTAGTAGACAAATGGTTGGTATTTTAAGGGAacatcaaataaaatttggatttttcgatattttaaaagatgaTGGTGTGAGACAAgggttaaaaaaattcagtGATTGGCCAACCTACCcacaattatatataaaaggtGAATTACAAGGTGGATTAGATATTATAAAGGAATCTATAGAAGAGGATGCTGACTTTTTCCAACATGCTTTAGAAGCTTGA